Proteins from a genomic interval of Chryseobacterium indologenes:
- a CDS encoding prephenate dehydrogenase encodes MKISIIGVGLIGGSMALKLREKGIASFIYGIDYNKQHITDALDLKIIDAEANLEEGIKNADLIIIAVPVDAARKLLPEVLNLISGHQTVMDAGSTKAGIVGAVRNHPNRSRFVAFHPMWGTENSGPKSAIAESFSGKAGVICNQEESADDALKTVKDVVNALDMHMIYMNAEDHDIHTAYISHISHITSYALANTVLEKEREEETIFQLASSGFSSTVRLAKSHPEMWVPIFKQNKENVLDVLNEHITQLRKFKSALEKENYEYLEELITNANKIRGILDK; translated from the coding sequence ATGAAAATAAGTATTATAGGAGTTGGACTAATCGGAGGTTCAATGGCATTAAAATTAAGAGAAAAAGGAATCGCCAGTTTTATCTACGGAATCGATTACAACAAACAACATATCACCGATGCTCTTGATCTGAAAATCATTGACGCAGAGGCAAACCTTGAGGAAGGCATTAAAAATGCCGATCTGATTATCATAGCTGTTCCGGTAGATGCCGCCAGAAAATTACTACCTGAAGTTCTTAATTTGATTTCCGGCCATCAGACTGTTATGGATGCGGGTTCTACTAAAGCGGGAATCGTTGGTGCTGTCAGAAACCATCCAAATCGTTCAAGATTTGTGGCCTTTCACCCGATGTGGGGAACGGAAAACTCAGGTCCGAAGTCTGCCATTGCGGAAAGCTTTTCAGGTAAAGCCGGGGTAATCTGTAATCAGGAAGAATCTGCAGACGACGCACTGAAAACTGTGAAAGATGTTGTAAATGCCTTAGATATGCATATGATCTATATGAATGCTGAGGATCACGACATTCATACAGCTTATATATCACATATTTCCCACATCACATCATATGCGCTTGCCAATACTGTGTTGGAGAAAGAACGTGAAGAGGAGACTATCTTTCAGCTTGCGAGTTCAGGTTTTTCCAGTACGGTACGTCTTGCCAAATCTCATCCTGAAATGTGGGTTCCCATTTTCAAACAAAACAAAGAAAATGTGCTTGATGTACTGAACGAGCACATCACTCAACTCAGAAAGTTCAAGTCTGCCCTGGAAAAAGAAAACTATGAATACCTGGAAGAATTGATCACCAACGCCAACAAAATAAGAGGAATCCTGGATAAATAA
- a CDS encoding helix-turn-helix transcriptional regulator → MEDLKHHFIHQYVILTCCFLLLNIFIYQFFMSGSFLVLYFSMALLILSYTYLLIRKKYNANKIMHIYMIIGPLYISYILVAFWGTSVGSFVMLLPLPLAAYIFFSKKEAMAYSFYLLLIVIACFLVHKYSGFTFERFPADKIMITDILLFCYNLLVIAGLLVYNKKLNRLAFLSDIQALKISADKEERKKIKVSEKAGEKENIDEEIVDKLTHVMETEMLFKNPNLNIAGLSSRFHVNYTYISKIIRYLGYTNFNHYLNAYRIRHVKMLIGESDLQKVTLMHIYTEAGFSNQATFNRVFKQMEGITPSEYISLTKEEKTELN, encoded by the coding sequence ATGGAAGACCTTAAACATCACTTTATACATCAATACGTAATTCTTACCTGTTGCTTTTTATTGCTGAATATTTTCATTTATCAATTTTTTATGTCCGGTTCTTTTCTGGTATTGTATTTTAGTATGGCGCTGTTGATTTTATCTTATACCTATTTATTAATAAGAAAAAAATATAATGCCAATAAAATTATGCATATCTATATGATCATTGGCCCGTTATATATATCTTATATTTTGGTTGCATTTTGGGGAACTTCGGTGGGGAGTTTTGTAATGTTGCTTCCCCTGCCACTTGCTGCTTATATTTTTTTTTCAAAGAAAGAGGCTATGGCTTATTCATTCTATTTACTGCTCATTGTCATTGCTTGTTTTCTGGTTCATAAATATTCAGGATTTACATTTGAAAGATTTCCTGCAGATAAAATTATGATTACAGATATTCTTCTTTTTTGTTATAACCTTCTTGTCATTGCCGGTTTGCTTGTTTACAACAAAAAGCTTAACAGATTGGCTTTTTTATCGGATATTCAGGCTCTAAAGATATCGGCAGACAAAGAAGAACGGAAGAAAATAAAGGTTTCAGAAAAGGCAGGTGAGAAGGAAAATATTGATGAAGAAATAGTAGATAAACTCACTCACGTTATGGAAACCGAGATGCTGTTTAAAAACCCGAATCTGAATATTGCCGGTTTAAGCAGCCGCTTTCATGTAAATTACACTTACATTTCGAAGATTATCCGCTATCTGGGGTATACGAACTTTAATCATTACCTGAATGCATACAGAATTCGCCATGTGAAAATGCTTATCGGTGAAAGTGACCTGCAGAAAGTGACATTGATGCACATTTATACCGAGGCCGGGTTTTCCAATCAGGCTACTTTTAACAGAGTTTTCAAACAAATGGAAGGTATTACGCCAAGTGAATATATAAGTTTGACAAAAGAAGAAAAGACAGAATTGAATTAG